The Solidesulfovibrio fructosivorans JJ] nucleotide sequence AGTCAGCGTCTCCACGGCCCTGGCCTCGGCAAACCCCTTTTTGACCCGCGTCACCTTGGCCCGCACCGTGGCCCCGGGCAACCCGCCGTCCACGAACACCACCAGCCCGTCCACCCGGGCCACACCCTTGCCGCCAAACGCCAGCCGGTCAACGGTCAGCGTCAGTTCCGTGTCTTCTCGCATGTCCATGCCCGGCCTTATGCGCGAGCCCGGCCCCGGACGCAAGGGCGCAGGCGCGGGGGCGGGGGCGGCCGCCATTTCGAGTGCCGCCTAACCAATTGCCTCGGCGGGAAATTTCGGCTAGGGGGTGAAAGTCGGAGGAGGTCGATGACACGCAAGCATATCCTTATCGCCAGCCTGGTGTGCCTTTTCCTGACCCTCGCCGTGGCCGGCATGGGGTATCGGGCCAAAAGCGACACCGAGGCCGTGGTCACCGACCAGTTCAACAACCAACAGTTGTTGCTGGCCCAGAAGATTGCCGGCGACATCACCGACCATTTCGCTTTTCTGCGCACCTGCCTGCAAGGCCTGTCGCTGATGTGGCGCGAGGAAACCGCGGCCGACGCCAAGCCGTGGCTGGCCATGCCGGCCTTTTACGACATCTTCGCCCAGTGGAACGTGACGGCGCTTGGGGTGTTGCGGCCCGGGCACGACACGCCCATGTTTTATGACGCCTCGGGCACGCCCTTGTCCGGGCCGGGACTGTGCCCGGGCTGGTGCCACGACCTTTTCAGCGGTTCCCCCAACATCGGCCGCATTGCGCTCAGTCGCGTGTATTCCCCGGACAAAGGCCCCTTTGCCGGGCGTCTGCTGGTGAACATGACCATGCCCCTGGCGGATGACTCCGGCAGCGTGGGCGGGTTGGTTCTCGTGGTCGACGCCGCCGCCGTGGCCGCCCGCTACGCCCATGACGTGCGCTCCGGCGAGACCGGCTATGCCTGGGTCATCGACGACAAGGGCGTTTTTCTCGACCACTATGACAAGGCCTTTATCGGCCACGATTCCCTGGCCGTGCGCCGGCAGCGCGATCCGGGCATCGACTGGTCGCGGCTGACCTGGCTCGTCAATACGCGGATTCTCAAAGGCGCGCAGGGCACGGACTGGTACATCTCGGGCTGGCACCGGGGCCGCACCGGCGTGATCCGCAAATTCGTGGCCTACTGTCCGGTGCGTCTGGACGCCGGCGAGGACCGGGCCAACCGCTGGGCCGTGGCCCTGGCCGCGCCCGAGCAGGAAGTGCAGGGCATCATCGGCCGGCTGGTGGTGCGTCAGTGGCTCATTGTCGGGCTGTTCGAGCTGGTGGTCTTCGCCGGGTTCGCCATGACCATGCATCTGGCCCTGCGCTGGTCCAAGACCCTGGAACGCGAGGTGGACAAGACCTCGCGGGAGTTGCTCGGGGCCCAGGAAAAGCTGATCCGGGCCGAGCGCTTCGCGGCCATCGGCGAGGCGGCGGCGCGGCTGACCCATGAGATAAAAAATCCGCTCATGCTCATGGGCGGGTTCGCCAACCAGGTGCGCCGGCATCTGCCCGAGAAGGCGGCCGACGCCGAAAAACTCGGCATCATTGAGGAGGAGGCCAAGCGCCTGGAATCGCTCCTGACGGAAGTGCGCGATTTCACCCGCCCCGCCCCGCCCCAGATCGAGCCCCGGGACTTCAACGCCACGGTCAAGGAGTCGCTGGCCATCATGGCCGAGGCCCTGTCCTCGCGCTCCATCGAGGTCACGAGCCGGCTGGACGGGGATATGCCTCCCGTGCCCCATGACGCGGCCCGTCTCAAGCAGGTCTGCATCAACCTCATCAAAAACGCCGCCGAGGCCATGGAAACGGGCGGCAAGCTCACGATCGTCACCCAGGCGGTCGGGGGCAAGGCCCGGCTCATCGTGGCCGACACCGGCGGCGGCATTGCCGACGACGTGCGCCAGCGGGTGTTCGACCCCTTTTGCACCACCAAGGAATCGGGCACGGGCCTGGGCTTGGCCGTGTGCCAGCGCATCATCGAGGACCATCACGGCGAGATCGGATTCACGAGCGCCGCCACGGGCACGACCTTTACCGTGGATCTGCCCCTCGGCGGCTAGCCCTTGGGCGTCGGGTCGCGGTTTTTCCCCGGGGCCTGTTCTTCGGCCCGAACCCGGCCGCGTCCAGGCAGGCGAAAATATTGGGATGCAGCGCGTCGTCAAGCATGCTGTCCGGTTCGTTGGCGTCGTAATAGCCGCACCAGATTTCCTCGAACAGGCTGTGCGGCAACCGCGACAGGTCCGCCACGCCAAGCCGGCACAAGACCGGCCGGCCGCGCTGCCAAGAGCGGGCCTCGTAGAAATACTGCCCCCGGTGGTTGACCTTGGCTTCGAAACGGCAGTCGGCGAGCAGGACGCCGATCAGCCGGGCCCCTTCATCGAGCGAATACCCCATGCCGGTCATGCGCTATCCTCCTTCTTGTGGCAACAATGCCTGCTTGTCGCGTCCGTGCGGGCGTCCGCCACGGCGCGGCTTATTTGATTTCCCCGGTCTTTTGCGGCGCGGGGCTCTTTGGGGGCGTGAAAGCGGCGGCTTCGCGGCCGTCCGGGGTGTCGGGGTGCAGCCGGGACGGGCCGAAGAAACGCTTGGCCCAGGCACCGGCCTGGCGGCGTGACGAGATAGATGCTTGGGACAGCATGGCTTTTTCTCCTGCGTTGCGGATGTCCGGCCGCGGCCGGTTAATGGAATCAGTCTATAGCGATAATGAAATTCATTGTCAATTGCAATCCCGTGACGATTTGCCGTCCAAGGCGTCGGGAGGCATGGCGTCGGCTCCGGCCGCGGGTTGCCGGCGAGGGCGAGAAGGGCTACGTATGGCCGCAACTTGTCGCAGGAGGTCCGCATGGCCGCGTTTCGCCTGGCATTGTGCCAGATCAACCCCACGGTCGGGGACGTCGGGGGCAATGTGGCCAAGGTTTTGGCCGGGCTTGACCAAGCCCGCCGGATCGGGGCCGATCTCGTGGTTTTTCCGGAAATGGTCGTCCCCGGCTATCCGCCGGAGGACTTGCTGCTCAAATCCGATTTCGTGGACGCCTGCATGGCGGGCGCGCGGCGCATCGCCGGTCAGGCCCGTGGGCTGACGGCGGTTTTCGGCTGTCCGTGGTTCGAGGACGACCTCGTAAACGCCGCCATCGTCGCCCATGACGGGGAGATCGCCGGCATCACGGCCAAGCGCTATCTGCCCAACTACGGCGTGTTCGACGAGAACCGCTATTTCGCCACGGGCCGGGGCAGCGCGGTCTATGATCGGGACGGATTCGTTTTCGGCGTAAGCGTGTGCGAGGACATCTGGTATCCGGGCGGGCCGCCGGCCGAACAGGCTCACGGCGGCGGGGCGAGGCTTCTGGTCAATATTTCCGCTTCCCCGTACCACCGGGGCAAGGGGGCGGGCCGGGAGCGGATGCTTTCCACCCGGGCCTCGGACAACAGCGCCTACGTGGCCTATGCCAACATGGTGGGCGGCCAGGACGAGCTGGTTTTCGACGGCCACAGCGTCGTTTTCGGCCCGGACGGGGGACTTGTGGCCCGGGGGAAGCAGTTTGCCGAGGACATGGTCGTGTGCGACCTCGATCCCGGCCAGCCCCGGCGGCAGCGCCTGCTCGATCCGCGCTGTCGCAAGTGGGAGCCCGAGCTGGAGCACCGTCCCAGGCGCATAAGCCTGCCCCATGTCGCCGACGCCGTGCGCGCGCCGCTCGATGCGCCCGCTATGCCGCCGCTTTTGGACGACGTCGCCGAGGTCTACGAGGCGCTGGTCCTTTGCACCGGGGATTACGTGCGAAAATCCGGATTCGGCGGGGTGTGCATCGGGCTTTCCGGCGGCATCGACTCCTCGCTGACGGCGGTCATCGCGGCCGATGCCCTGGGGCCGGAGAATGTGTTCGGCGTGGCCATGCCCACCCGCTATTCCTCGGACGACAGCCTGGAGGACGCCAAGGAGCTGGCGGAAAAGCTCGGCATCACCTTCCACGTGGTGGCCATCGAGGAAATATTCAAGGCATTTCTCGGCACCTTGTCCCCGCTTTTCGGCGACCGGCCTTTTGACGTGACCGAGGAGAACCTGCAACCGCGCATTCGCGGCACGCTGCTCATGGCGCTTTCCAACAAGTTCGGCCGGCTGGTTTTGACCACGGGCAACAAGTCCGAGGTCGGGGTCGGGTATTCGACGCTCTATGGCGATACGGCCGGCGGTTTTTCCGTGATCAAGGACGTGCCGAAGACCCTGGTGTATGCGCTGTCGCGCTGGCGCAACGAGCGGGCCGGCACGGACCTGGTTCCGGCGCGGGTGCTGGTCAAGCCGCCGACGGCGGAGCTGCGGCCCGACCAGAAGGATTCGGATTCGCTGCCGGAATACGATGCCCTCGACCCGGTGCTGGCGGCCTATGTGGAGCGGGGGCTTTGTCCCGCGGCCATGAAGGCGGCGGGGATGGACGCGGCGGTGGTGGACCGGGTGACAAGGCTTGTGGACAGAAACGAGTATAAGCGGCGGCAGAGCCCGCCCGGGCCGAAGATCACGCCGCGCGCTTTCGGCAAGGACTGGCGGCTGCCCATCGTCAACCGCTACGATCCGCATAAAAACGGGGACTGAGGCGGCGCGGCAGGGGAGCAGCGTAGGGACCGAGAAGTGACTGCGGACCGCGGCCCAAAGCGACCGGAAGTGACCCGTTCGCAAAACCGGCTTGACGCCCCGTGACGCCGCGTGTATCTAGCTTTTCCTCACACGCGCCAGCGTAGCTCAGTTGGTAGAGCAGCTGATTCGTAATCAGCAGGTCAGGAGTTCGAGTCTCCTCGCTGGCTCCAAAAATTTCAAGGCCTTATCTCGGCAACGAGGTAAGGCCTTCGTCGTTTTTGCTAACGTATTGCGAACTCGGATCGCAACGATCGGCTCCCCCGTGCACCGAATTTAATCGTTTCCCGCCTCATACCCATACCGCTGCCGGTATAGCTGGAGGTTGGAGGCCTCTCGGTCCATGTCCTTCATCCACGGCGGTGAAGCATGCGGACTGAGTCCAGAACCCCAGTCTCTTCGTCGAAAATCGGAGGGAATCGCTGCGGGCATGACCCCAAACAGCCCTTGCTAACTCCTGCCAGCCCGATCCGAAAAGGCAAGGGCGGCTTGCCTCGCATCCTCTCCCTGGCTGCCGAGCGAACCAAGTTTTGGTATGACCATCCCAAGAAATGCCCTCTGCTGCTGACCAAAGACAACCGCAAGATCAGGAGCGAACGCCGCGAGGCATGTCTCGTAGTCTTGGAGACGCTACTCTCCCACCTCGACTTGGCGTCCCTGTGCCTCGGCGTGCCGACCCTGGCCAACGGCTTCATCGACATCGACATGAAAATCATTGTCCGCGATTCCGGCCTCGGCCAGCGTCGGTGCGAGCGGGCCATCAGGCAGATTAAAGAAGCCGGCTTCTCGACCAGCTCCACCTGGAAGCTGACGCGGAAAAGCTCCTCAGGACCGTCTTTGGCGAAGTCGATTGATCGGTCGCAAGCCCTCTCACCCAACTCATTCAAACAATTCGGCATGGGTGCCCGCGCGAACGAAAACAATCAGGCTGTTGGACGATGCTTCCGCGAGTCGGTAGGCAAGCAGAAAATCTCCGCCGACGTGACATTCACGATATCCCTCCCAAGTACCTACGAGTGGGTGATCGGACCATTCAGGTGCGAGCGGCCCGTCATTGGCAATCAGCAACAGCATGACTTCCTTGAGTCGCCGCATATCGTATCGGCCTGAACGCTCCAACCGCTTCCAATCTTAGAGGAAGGGCTTCGTATAATCGGCCGCCCTCGGCAGTGGAGCCCGTTTACTGCTGGCCGGCTTCTTCGATGGCATTGAACACTTCCGCAGCACTCTGGAAACGCGCGCGGCGAGTCTTAACAGAGGCCGTCCCAGGTTTCCCTCGCAAGACAAGAGTCGAACGGGTATATAGACGACAAGCACGGAGAAGTTCGCATCATGACAAAGAAAAAGGCCGTACCGGGGCCGCAGCCGCAACACGCCGCCCAGCCAATGATCGACAAGGCCGAAACGAAATCAGCCCCGGGGCCCGAGGCGCGTTTTCCTATCGTGGGCATTGGCGCCTCGGCCGGGGGGTTGGCGGCTTTTGAAGCCTTTTTTTCCGGCATGCCCGCCGTGTCCGACCCGGGAATGGCTTTTGTCCTGGTGCAGCATCTGGCCCCTGACCACAAGAGTCTGCTGACCGAACTCATCCGCCGCTATACCCGGATGCAGGTCTTCGAGGTCGAGGACGGGATGGAGGTGCAGCCCAACTGCGCCTATATCATTCCGCCCAATCGCGACATGGCCTTTCTGAGCGGCAGGCTCCAGCTTATGGAACCGGCCGCCCCCCGGGGGCAGCGCCTGCCCATCGACTTCTTCTTTCGCTCCCTGGCCCAGGGGCTGCGCGAGCGGGCCATCGGCATCGTGCTCTCGGGCACCGGCAGCGACGGCGCCCAGGGCGTCCGGGCCATCAAGGGCGAGGGGGGCATGGTCATTGCCCAGACTCCCGCCACGACCGAGTACGACGGCATGCCGCGAAGCGCCCTCGCCACCGGCCTCGTGGACTATGCGTTGCCGCCGGCCGAGATGCCCGCCCAGATCAGCGCCTATGTGGCCCACGCCTTTGGCAAGCCCCCGCAGACGGTGGCCGCGCCAAGGCATGCGACCGAAAACGCGCTGCGAAAAATATGCATCCTGCTGCGCGCCCAAACGGGGCACGATTTTTCCCAGTACAAACCGAGCACCATTCATCGCCGCATCGAACGGCGCATGGCCGTGCAGCAAATCGCCGAGCTGGATGCCTATATTCGGTATTTGCAGCGGAACCCGGCAGAGGTGGAAGCGCTTTTTCGTGACCTGCTCATCGGCGTGACCAGCTTCTTTCGCGATCCCGAGGCGTTCAAGGCAGTTGAAGCGCAGGTCATTCCGAAGCTTTTTGCCGGCAAGCCCGCAGGTTCCCTGGTCCGCGTCTGGTCAGCGGGCTGTTCCACCGGAGAAGAAGCCTATTCCATCGCCATCCTTGTGCAGGAGTATCTGGAGACGACGCCGCAACGTTACGTGGCGCAGGTTTTTGCCACCGACATTGACAGCCAAGCGATCGCCACGGCCCGAGCCGGACTGTATCCGGCAAGCGTTGCCGACGATGTCTCGCCGGAACGGCTGGCCCGCTTTTTTACGGCCGAGGCCGACGGCAGTGCGTACCGCATCCACAAAAGCATCCGCGACATGCTGGTTTTTTCCGAGCAGGACGTGATCAAGGACCCCCCTTTTTCCAAACTCGACTGCATTCTCTGCCGCAATCTCCTCATCTATATGGGAGGGGAACTGCAGAAAAAACTCATTCCCCTGTTTCATTACGCATTGGCTCCCGGAGGTTTTCTCTTTTTGGGCACTTCGGAAACGGTGGGGGATTTTGGGGACCTTTTTGCCGTCCTGGATCGCAAGTTGAAAATATATCAGCGCAAGGATGACTTGTATGGCAGACAACTCCTGGGTGTGGGCCGGTTTCTGCCCCCCCTTATGGCGCTGGACGCCTCGCTCCCCCGGCCCGCCACCAAGGAAGCCGATTCCGCGAAACTGCCCTTGCGCGAACTGACCGAACAGGCTCTGCTGCGAGAGATCGCCCCGTCGGGCGCGCTGATAAACGCCCGTGGCGACATCCTCTATCTTCATGGGCGCACGGGCCAATATCTGGAGCCCGCGCCGGGGGAAGCCGGCGTCAATAACATCCTCAAGATGGCGCGGGAAGGGTTGCGTCGGGAATTGAGCACGGCCCTGCACAAGGCCCGGTCATCCAGGGAAACCGTACGCAGCCAGGCGCTTCGCGTGAAAACCAATGGGAACTTCACGCCGGTCAACCTGACGGTTTGCCCGGTGGCGTCAGGCCAGTCCGTGGCTCTTGACGCGCCCCTTTATCTGGTCATCCTGGAGAGTCTGCCGCATTTGGAGCATGAGCAAACGCAACAGCCAGTCCTCCCGGAATCCGGCGAAGGGGCAGGCGAACGGGGCAAGACGCATGATGCCGGTGTCACGGCGCTGCGACAGGAACTGCGCGCCAAGGAAGAATATCTCCAGACAGCCATCGAGGAGCTGGAGACATCCAATGAGGAACTCAAGTCATCCAATGAGGAAATGCAGTCCATAAACGAAGAGCTGCAATCCTCAAATGAAGAACTCGAGACGTCAAAAGAGGAATTGCAATCTGTCAACGAGGAGCTGGCAACCGTCAATGCTGAACTGCAAAACAAGCTGGTCGACCTGTCGCAGGCCAATAATGACATGAGCAACCTGCTTGCCGGGACGGGCATCGCCACAATTTTCGTGGACCATCGACTGTGCATACTGCGTTTCACACCGGCCGCCACCCGGATCATCAACCTGCTCCAGGTGGATATTGGGCGGCCTGTTGGCCACATCGTCTCCAATATGGTGGGTTATTCCAACTTGGTCGTCGACGTGCAATCGGTGCTGGCGACTCTGGTCCCCAAAGAGTTGGAAGTGCAGACAGCGGAAGGGAAGTGGTACACGATGCGGATTCTGCCCTACCGAACACTGGACAACGTGATCGAGGGGGCGGTGCTCACCTTTGTCGATATCACCGAGATGAAGAGATCCCATGAACTCGTGCAGAAAGCCAACGATCAGCTTCGGTTGGCTAGTGTTGCGCGTGATTCGCAGGAGGCCATTGCAGTACTCGATTTGAACGGATATATCATAGCATGGAATCCTTCCGCGCAGAGACTATTCGGTTGGGCTGAAAGCGAGGCACTGGCCATGAATATCCGTGACATGATGCCTGAAAACCTGCGGGAACAAGAAATGAAAAACATGTATCTGATCGCCACGGGCGATATGCCAAAGCCTTATGCGTCACAGCGTATAACCAAAGAGGGGCGGGTTGTTCATGTATGGCTGACGGTTGGCTCCCTTATCAATGAGGCCGGCCACGTCTACGCCATGACGACGGCCTGTCGGGGCTCTCACACGAGGCTGGAAACATGAAGGATAAACTGCGAATTCAGGCCGAGTTGTTGGCCGAGGCAGGCAAGGCTGAGACTGGAGAGAATTTTTCTCGGGAGGAAATACGGCAAGCATTTCACGAGCTTCATGTTCACCAAATTGAATTGGAAATGCAAAACGAGGAACTTCGCCGGGCCCAGGTGGAACTGGAAGCAGCCCGGGCGCGCTACTTTGACCTCTATGACTTGGCTCCGGTCGGATACTGCACGGTCAGCGA carries:
- a CDS encoding sensor histidine kinase; its protein translation is MTRKHILIASLVCLFLTLAVAGMGYRAKSDTEAVVTDQFNNQQLLLAQKIAGDITDHFAFLRTCLQGLSLMWREETAADAKPWLAMPAFYDIFAQWNVTALGVLRPGHDTPMFYDASGTPLSGPGLCPGWCHDLFSGSPNIGRIALSRVYSPDKGPFAGRLLVNMTMPLADDSGSVGGLVLVVDAAAVAARYAHDVRSGETGYAWVIDDKGVFLDHYDKAFIGHDSLAVRRQRDPGIDWSRLTWLVNTRILKGAQGTDWYISGWHRGRTGVIRKFVAYCPVRLDAGEDRANRWAVALAAPEQEVQGIIGRLVVRQWLIVGLFELVVFAGFAMTMHLALRWSKTLEREVDKTSRELLGAQEKLIRAERFAAIGEAAARLTHEIKNPLMLMGGFANQVRRHLPEKAADAEKLGIIEEEAKRLESLLTEVRDFTRPAPPQIEPRDFNATVKESLAIMAEALSSRSIEVTSRLDGDMPPVPHDAARLKQVCINLIKNAAEAMETGGKLTIVTQAVGGKARLIVADTGGGIADDVRQRVFDPFCTTKESGTGLGLAVCQRIIEDHHGEIGFTSAATGTTFTVDLPLGG
- a CDS encoding NAD+ synthase; amino-acid sequence: MAAFRLALCQINPTVGDVGGNVAKVLAGLDQARRIGADLVVFPEMVVPGYPPEDLLLKSDFVDACMAGARRIAGQARGLTAVFGCPWFEDDLVNAAIVAHDGEIAGITAKRYLPNYGVFDENRYFATGRGSAVYDRDGFVFGVSVCEDIWYPGGPPAEQAHGGGARLLVNISASPYHRGKGAGRERMLSTRASDNSAYVAYANMVGGQDELVFDGHSVVFGPDGGLVARGKQFAEDMVVCDLDPGQPRRQRLLDPRCRKWEPELEHRPRRISLPHVADAVRAPLDAPAMPPLLDDVAEVYEALVLCTGDYVRKSGFGGVCIGLSGGIDSSLTAVIAADALGPENVFGVAMPTRYSSDDSLEDAKELAEKLGITFHVVAIEEIFKAFLGTLSPLFGDRPFDVTEENLQPRIRGTLLMALSNKFGRLVLTTGNKSEVGVGYSTLYGDTAGGFSVIKDVPKTLVYALSRWRNERAGTDLVPARVLVKPPTAELRPDQKDSDSLPEYDALDPVLAAYVERGLCPAAMKAAGMDAAVVDRVTRLVDRNEYKRRQSPPGPKITPRAFGKDWRLPIVNRYDPHKNGD
- a CDS encoding type II toxin-antitoxin system YafQ family toxin, which translates into the protein MRRLKEVMLLLIANDGPLAPEWSDHPLVGTWEGYRECHVGGDFLLAYRLAEASSNSLIVFVRAGTHAELFE
- a CDS encoding chemotaxis protein CheB; protein product: MTKKKAVPGPQPQHAAQPMIDKAETKSAPGPEARFPIVGIGASAGGLAAFEAFFSGMPAVSDPGMAFVLVQHLAPDHKSLLTELIRRYTRMQVFEVEDGMEVQPNCAYIIPPNRDMAFLSGRLQLMEPAAPRGQRLPIDFFFRSLAQGLRERAIGIVLSGTGSDGAQGVRAIKGEGGMVIAQTPATTEYDGMPRSALATGLVDYALPPAEMPAQISAYVAHAFGKPPQTVAAPRHATENALRKICILLRAQTGHDFSQYKPSTIHRRIERRMAVQQIAELDAYIRYLQRNPAEVEALFRDLLIGVTSFFRDPEAFKAVEAQVIPKLFAGKPAGSLVRVWSAGCSTGEEAYSIAILVQEYLETTPQRYVAQVFATDIDSQAIATARAGLYPASVADDVSPERLARFFTAEADGSAYRIHKSIRDMLVFSEQDVIKDPPFSKLDCILCRNLLIYMGGELQKKLIPLFHYALAPGGFLFLGTSETVGDFGDLFAVLDRKLKIYQRKDDLYGRQLLGVGRFLPPLMALDASLPRPATKEADSAKLPLRELTEQALLREIAPSGALINARGDILYLHGRTGQYLEPAPGEAGVNNILKMAREGLRRELSTALHKARSSRETVRSQALRVKTNGNFTPVNLTVCPVASGQSVALDAPLYLVILESLPHLEHEQTQQPVLPESGEGAGERGKTHDAGVTALRQELRAKEEYLQTAIEELETSNEELKSSNEEMQSINEELQSSNEELETSKEELQSVNEELATVNAELQNKLVDLSQANNDMSNLLAGTGIATIFVDHRLCILRFTPAATRIINLLQVDIGRPVGHIVSNMVGYSNLVVDVQSVLATLVPKELEVQTAEGKWYTMRILPYRTLDNVIEGAVLTFVDITEMKRSHELVQKANDQLRLASVARDSQEAIAVLDLNGYIIAWNPSAQRLFGWAESEALAMNIRDMMPENLREQEMKNMYLIATGDMPKPYASQRITKEGRVVHVWLTVGSLINEAGHVYAMTTACRGSHTRLET